CGTGCCGGCTCCCGATCCGTCCACGCGCCGGACCTGAGCGCATCCGTTGCCTCGTCGGGAGAGAGGCCGTCCCGCTGGAGCACGGTGACTGCGACCCCTTCAACGCGCCGCCGGATGGCTTCCTGTCCGGCCCCGGATGCGAGTGCTTCGTCGATGTCGTCACCGGGGACCGTGACGTACTGGCTGTCAGTGTCCGGGAGCGCCACGCCGCGCTCGCTGTCGAGGGAGCGAACGAGCAATGCGAGGAGTGCGACACCGCCAGCGAAGACGGCCACGGCGAGTATCGGGAGGTCCGAGACAGCGCCCGAGGGCAACAGTGGCGCGCCGAGAGCGGCGAGTCCGACGCCGATCGCTGTCGCGACGAGGCCGAGGGCCAGCGGGACCCGGCGCAGCGTCACGGCTCGGCCTCCCCGCTGTCCGCTTCGGTCTCTGCGGCCACGTCGTCGGGACTCGTCGCGATGGCGTCCGCATCGTCGGCGGCCCGTTCCAGTGCTTCACGAGCCTGAGTCTCTAGGTCGGCGTCTGGCCGCTCCCGGCCGTAGCGAACCCGCTCGAACACCGACCTGAGCGAGGCGACGGCCTCGGGGTCGGCACCGGCCGCTGTTGCGTCCGCCTCGATATCCTGTGGCGTCGACGAACTGTTTTCCGGGGTCACCGCGTCTTCGAGGGCAGCCCACGCGCGGTACACGTCGTTGGTGAGCGGGACCTCGATTTCAGCCGCGCTATGTGCGGGGCTTCTCGCGGACTCCGGCGTTGTGACGGCTGGCGTCTCGCCGCCCGCCTCATCAATTGTCCGGCTCTGGCCGGCCAGTCGCCACAGGACCACGAGCCCGACCGCGAGGCCGACGGCCAGCGCGCCGACTGCCGGGGCGGGGACGCTCGGCAGCAGCGCGCGGGCACCGCCGTCGCTTTCGGGCGGGTCGATGCTACCCGGTGGGTCGCTGAGGCCCTGTCCGTCGGGGTTGTCGATTTCGCTGTCGTCCCGGCTCATCTCCGCTCGGTCGGAGCCGGTGGCGGCGTCGATGCTCGCGGCACCGACGCTGAACGACAGCAGCGCAATCGCGGCGACAACCGCCACGAGGAGGGACTGTCGCTGCATACAGCAACTCCGCTCCTGTCGCATGAATAGGTTGGGGACCTGTCGCTCGCCGGGACTCTCCACCGGAACGACTCGAACGGGTACCGCACGGAGCGCGACCCCGCTCAGAGCTGGTCCGCGAGGTCCTCGGCGAAGTAGGTGAGAATCAGGTCCGCGCCGGCACGTTTGATAGACAGCAGCGACTCGTAGGCGACCGCTTCGAGGTCGAGCCACCCCTTCTCGGCGGCGGCGTGCAACATCGCGTACTCGCCGGAGACGTTGTAGGCGGCGACGGGATGGTCGTAGGAGTCTCGGACCTCCTTGACGATGTCCAGATACGGCAGCGCGGGCTTGACCATCAGCACGTCCGCGCCCTGCTCGACGTCGAGGTCGACCTCGCGCCGGGCCTCGCGTGCGTTCGCGGGGTCCATCTGGTAGTGCCGCCGGTCGCCGAAGGCCGGGGCACCGTCGGCGGCGTCCCGGAACGGGCCGTAGAAGGCCGACTCGTACTTCGCGGCGTAGCTCATGATTGGTACGTCGGTGTCGCCCTGGGCGTCCAGCGCCTCCCGGATTGCGCCCACCATACCGTCTATCATGCCCGACGGCGCGACCATGTCGGCCCCGGCCGCGGCGTGGCTCGCGGCGATTTTCCCAAGCAGGTCAAGCGTCTCGTCGTTGCGCACCGTCAGCCGGGGGTCCTCGGCGGCGGCGTCTTCGAGGACGCCGCAGTGGCCGTGGTCGGTGTACTCACAGAGACAGACGTCCGTGATGACGTAGGCGTCCGTCTCGCTTGTAATCTGGCGGGTCGCCTCCTGCACGACGCCGTCCTCGGCCCAAGCGCGGCTCCCGCGCTCGTCTTTTGACTCCGGGACGCCGAACAGCATGACGGCTTCGACGCCGGTCTCGCGGACCTCCTCGACACGCTCGACCGCGTCATCGATAGGGACCCGTTCGTGGCCCGGCATCGTCTCGATAGGGACCCGTTCGTCAGTCGTCGCGTCGACGAACACCGGTGCGATGAGGTCAGATGCCGAAAGGTCAGTTTCGCGCACCAGCGGTCGGACGCCGTCGGTCCGCAGGCGGCGCGGGCGCTGTGTCAGGTTCATACCGACTGTTCCGGCCGTCCGCGGCATGAACCCACCGCTTGCGGCGGCGACTGCGCCCTCGGCGACGGGACGCGGGGGCCGTGTGACACGCTCCCGCCCGGACACGAGATTTATGCCGACGCCGCCGTCACACCTGACCGATGCCCTCTGAGGACAGTGACTCGCTGACCGAACAGATGCACGACTTCCTCGACGGCCTCGGATTCGCGGACCTGACACCAGACTACCGCGAGGAGCGCGAGGCCGCCAACGACGCCATCGACGCCGCCTTCGACCCGCTGCCCGAGGAACTCGCTGAGGACCCGGACCTCGCCGAGATAAACAAGGTCAACGTCCACGACGACGGCGACGACATCCTCGTCCCCGTGGTTACCTTCCTCTTCGAGGACGTCGGCGAACCGGACCGCGACGCCGTCTGGTCGTTTGTCGGCCGGGCGCTGGAGGCGGTGCGGGAGCCGTTCGCCGACTGCCACGTCCGCCACTACGACCTCCAGTTCGCGTACGCCCACGAAGAGGAGGACGCGGTCATCTACTGCCGAATCGCCGTCAATCCACCGCTCGTAGAGCGATACCTGACCGAACCGGGTTTCGACGTCGGGTCGCTCCGGGAGGCCGTCGCCGAGGGGGATAACGGCGACGACGAGATTCCACCGGTCGACTGGAAGCCCTTCGACGCCGAGTCGATGGGCACGGGCGCGTACAGCGGCGGGCAGGCGGCCATCGCGGCTCACTGCGCCGGAGCGACCGCGGGCGCGGCCGCCGCGTGCGCAGGGACCGCAGCGGGAGCCGGCGGGGCCGCGGGCTGTGGCGGTGCGGGCGGCGGGATGTGAGTCACTCGCCGTCGGCCGTCTCGATCCGCTCACGGAGCCACGCCGCCGCGTCGGCGACGGCCGCCGGGTCATCACCCGTGACTTTCACCCGTCCCGGCGCGTCGTCTTTGCGCGGATAGCTCCCGACGGCCACGTCGAACTGTTCGCGGGCTTCGGTAACACGGCCGACCAGCGCGCCCTCGGGCGCGGGCGTGTGAATCGTCTCCGTCGTCCGGTCACCGTCGAACTCGTCGGCGACGGTCTCGTACATCGCTTGCAGTTCCTCGGGGATGCCCGGGAACACGTACACGCGGTCAATGACACAGCCGGCGGCGAAGCTCTCGTCCGTCAGCAGCGCCTGCCCGCCCTCGGGGACCGACGCCCACGCATCGAGGTCGAGGTCCATATCGTAGCGGTCCACCATCTCGGGGTTGTCATCAGCGAACCGCTCGGCCTTCGCTTCGAGGTGCGCCCGCACGTCGTCGGGGACGACAAGCTCCCTGCCGAAGGCCTGCGCCACGGCGGCCTTCGTCACGTCGTCGGGCGTCCCGCCGATACCGCCGGTGACGATGACCGCGTCGAAGGCGTCATGGAACCGCGCCACGGCGTCGGCGATGACTGCCTCGTCGTCGGGCACGGTCAGGACGCGAGTGACGCTCGCCCCGGCGGCCGTGAGCTGACGACCCAGCCACGACGCGTTCGTGTTCTCCGTGTCGCCAGCCAGCAGTTCGTCACCGACAGTGAGCAGTGCGACCTCCATCATCTCGCTGTGAGTGTCTGGCGGCGTTAAGGGTTTGGCTGGACGCAGGTGGACACAGGCTCCGATGGTGGTGGCCTGCTGGGGGACGAAGGCATATATATGGTGTATAATGCCATTATATCTGGTCTAGCCATATTTCGGTAACATACATATACTGGGTCCGGCAATCCAGAAGCATGGTACTTGTCACCAATTGTGCCGATTGTGTCAAACGGGTGTACCCGAATCGAAGTCGTGTGCCGAGCACGGGCCGCGACACCGCTGCACCAGTCGACGAAGCGCCCACAACACGCTCCGGAACGCCGGACTAACGCTGCCGGCGGCGCACTGCGCCAATCCACCACTTGGACCGGTAGCACCCGTCGTGGTGTGTCGTAAGGGCACCCCTCAGTAGAGAGCGACAGTAACGGAACACAGCAACAGCACAGGGTCGGACCGATCACCGCTCCGTTGGCCTTCCAGACCGGTTCTGAAGTTCGTCAGACTGGTCGCCGCTGGTGTGCTCGGCGTCGTTACTCCTCGGATAGCTCGGCTTCGAGTGTCTCGACCTTGCGTTCGAGTTCGGAAATACGCTTTTCGTAGCCGCGTTTCCCGTCGAGAAAGTTGTAGATGAGTATCATGCCGGCGGCTGGGAGTCCGACGTACAGTGCTAGCACCATACCCATGACAAGAAGTTCCGTTGCGCCGGGTAATCCCGGGAGCAGGAGGGCCATAGTGGCCCTTTTCGGTTCAGCCACTTGAAGATTTACGCCCGAGCGGTCAGACTTCCGCTTCCCCGACCGCCTCTGCCAGCAGCTCCGTCACGCCGACGATTTCGAGGTCGTCCTCGTAGCCGCCGGTTTTGCGCCCGTCCTCGTACATCGTCATGCACATCGGGCAGGCGACAACGAATTTCTCGACGGCCGCGCCTGCCTCGGTGTCTTCGAGGGCCTCTCGCAGGCGTTCCTCGCTCGGTTTCGTCTCCTCTTCGAGGTCCATCCAGAGGCCGCCACCGCCACCGCCACAGCAGAAGGAGTCGTCCCTGTTGCGCGGCATCTCGTGGAGGTCCGCGCCAGTCGCGCGGATGAGGTCACGCGGAGCTTCGAACTCGCCGTTGTACCGGCCGAGGTGACAAGGGTCGTGGTAGGTGACGGTGTAGT
The Haloarcula sp. CBA1129 genome window above contains:
- a CDS encoding DUF4129 domain-containing protein, producing the protein MQRQSLLVAVVAAIALLSFSVGAASIDAATGSDRAEMSRDDSEIDNPDGQGLSDPPGSIDPPESDGGARALLPSVPAPAVGALAVGLAVGLVVLWRLAGQSRTIDEAGGETPAVTTPESARSPAHSAAEIEVPLTNDVYRAWAALEDAVTPENSSSTPQDIEADATAAGADPEAVASLRSVFERVRYGRERPDADLETQAREALERAADDADAIATSPDDVAAETEADSGEAEP
- the hemB gene encoding porphobilinogen synthase, whose amino-acid sequence is MNLTQRPRRLRTDGVRPLVRETDLSASDLIAPVFVDATTDERVPIETMPGHERVPIDDAVERVEEVRETGVEAVMLFGVPESKDERGSRAWAEDGVVQEATRQITSETDAYVITDVCLCEYTDHGHCGVLEDAAAEDPRLTVRNDETLDLLGKIAASHAAAGADMVAPSGMIDGMVGAIREALDAQGDTDVPIMSYAAKYESAFYGPFRDAADGAPAFGDRRHYQMDPANAREARREVDLDVEQGADVLMVKPALPYLDIVKEVRDSYDHPVAAYNVSGEYAMLHAAAEKGWLDLEAVAYESLLSIKRAGADLILTYFAEDLADQL
- a CDS encoding molybdopterin-binding protein, which gives rise to MEVALLTVGDELLAGDTENTNASWLGRQLTAAGASVTRVLTVPDDEAVIADAVARFHDAFDAVIVTGGIGGTPDDVTKAAVAQAFGRELVVPDDVRAHLEAKAERFADDNPEMVDRYDMDLDLDAWASVPEGGQALLTDESFAAGCVIDRVYVFPGIPEELQAMYETVADEFDGDRTTETIHTPAPEGALVGRVTEAREQFDVAVGSYPRKDDAPGRVKVTGDDPAAVADAAAWLRERIETADGE